DNA from Bacteroidales bacterium:
GTTGCCGGTCATTATCAATGTTCCGGTCACCTCCCAGGATCCATATAATTCGCTTGTCTTTATATCTCTCCCCGAGAAATTTTCCGTAAGTAAAAGCATTTTGCGGATTGAAGAGGATTACTTTTTCATCATGCCAGTAACGTCCCCAGGTAGGCAGGAAACCAATGTACATTCCAAGCTCATTTGCTTTATTTACGATATAATCGACATGATCCCAATAGTCATTATCCGCTCCCTCTTTAATGGCAGGTCGTGAAGGGTCTATATCAATAAAAGGGAGATACCCATAAGGATTGGGCTCTTTATGTCCATCCAACTCGGCCAATGCTACCGCCTGAATTACCGTGTATCCTTTTTTTGCACGGTCTTCCAGATAAACACCGGCATCTTCCCTATCCAGACGATGAAATAACTCCCAGGCCGTATCACCCAGATAAAAAAACGGGACTCCGCTTTCATGTTGCAGAAAACGCCTGTTGTCAGACACTTTAAGCATCCCCTGTGAAAAATCTACAGGTTTCCCTTTCCATTGTCCATAACTAGTATACACTGTCATTACAAGTACACTGACTAAAAAAATGTTTTTTCTATTCATAGCAATTAATTTTAATAATTATAATGATTTACGGTATGCTACATAAGAAGGGTTGGGAATTTGTTGTATTCTCCTCTGTTTTATCAGTTTGGCTGCCTGTACTCCCATGAGGGCGAAATCAGTGGAGATCGTGGTGATTCCCCCTGCCAATACTTCTTTTAAAGGTGTATCATCAAAACTCAGTAAACCAATATCTTTTCCTATTTTGAGTTTTTTATGGTCTGCTGATTTGATCACTTCGGCCAGATCCCTGTCGGAAATAGCCATATAGCAGGTTCCCTTTGATAAATCCGAGAAAATAAAATTCTGTGAAATTTGTAAGGGTATTTTAAAATCATATGCGAAACGCCTGATTCCATCAATAAGGGAATCAGGCATAAACTGGAACCGGTCATTATAGATAACTGTAAGCGAGGTATATTTTTTTAAACTTTTCAATAATGAATGCAATCCTTTATAAACATCATCATTAAAGTCCTGATATACTGCTGCATATTCCTTTCCTAATGAGTTAGGAAAAGCATCAAGCAACAGTAATTTATGAGGAGGGATCATTTTTATACAATCCGTTACATCCTTATTAAAATGAGGCATCAACACAAAAAAACCATAATCTTTTTCATAGGTTTCTATCAGGGAACGAAAGAGTTGTTCATTATAATAATGGAAAGCAATATCTGTTTCGTAGTTTTTCCCTAACCCGGATAACAAAGAACGATAAAGTGTTTCTTTATATTGATTCATTGCATCGAAAAATATAAAAATCTTTAACTTATTATTCGTTTTGTAAGAGGTTATATAATATCCTTTCCCAGGTTGCGAACTTATAATACCTTTATCCTGTAATGAACGATAAGTAGCTAAAACAGTATCACGGGAAACGGAAAACATCTTATTGGCCTCACTGACAGATGGTAACCGCGATCCAAGTGTACATTCTCTTTTTTGAATAATATCAATCAGATATTCCTCCAACTGAATCCATTTTAATTTCCTGGATTTATCATTAACGATAAAATTGAATTTAAACATTTACTAATGAGTAATTTAATAAAAAACCATTATGATGCGTTATGATACAAATCTACAATAAAATATTAATTATAAAGCCCCGAATCATCATTTTTTTGATTTCTTAAAATGAAAAAATCAGCTGCCAGAAATATACTTCTTGAAAGCGATTGTTCATTTTTCCGGCTGAAATAATAAAGATGGGAAAACGTCTTTCAAAAGAATTAAGGCGGCATCAATTAAAAAGTAATAGTTAATTCAGATGGATTTTCCGTTCCGGCTTTGGCATAAAGCTAAAAGCGTCCACATAGTTATTATGGACACTTTTCTGTATGATATTGGATCACTTCTTTATCTAACAGGTTCAATCCTGAAGGAATAATTCAATGGTGTATTGACAGGGATCATATATTCAGGCAATGTACGCGGGCCGCAACTGGCGTTTCCCACTCCTTCCTGAATACAGTCCAGATTCAGATAAACCTCCGGTTTACGGATCTCATCCAGCATGAAATCATGCCGGGCATCCCAAAGTTCCTGATCGGTAAAATGTAATGCACTGAAATTCAACCTGTCTTTTGATGTAATTTTAATGCCTGCTCCATAATTGTCTGTCAAGGTGATCCACCGCACATCTTCCCTGTTTCCCATACTCTGGGAGCGGACATAATGTTCTTCTTCCATCTCTTTTACGGTCTTAGAATACCGGCCCAGCAAGGCGCCCGTTTTCCTGTCAGAATAATTTTCATGCGGGCCGCGACCATACCAGGTTATATTTTCCAGAAACGGATTCAAAGCCATCTGTAATCCCAGCCGGTGTATGGTAATACTACTGAAAGGGGCCGTCTCAAATTCAGTATCTACATCTATAACACCATTGGCATAGATCGTGTATTTGACCTTACAACTGACCGACGGCGCATTTTCTTTCTGTGGCCTTCCATGAAATCCATAAGATATTTCAACAAACTTCTTGTTTTCATCCAACCTATAGCCAAATAAAAGCGAAGGCCGATCATCAAAAGTAAACGGATAATATTTCTGATCGGCATATTTATCATTATTGATGCTTCGGTACCAGTTCAATGCCAATCCCTGTCCATCATGGATCAATTCCCTGTCACTGTATTTCAATGAAGTCATTATCTTGGCTTCTGTGTCAAAAACGATGCTGAAGCCCCTTCCGTTGATCTGCAGGTCTTTCCCCTGTGTGGTCAAATTAATGGAAGGTACATTATGTAAAGATACAGGGGCGATAGCAGGCCTTCTAGTTAAAGCCAACTGTTCCGAAGCAACGATATGCCCCTTTTCGGCCCACCGGGTATCTTCTTTCAATGAAAAATAAAGATTCAGGAAATATTCTTTAGATTCCTTCAACTCCCGGTTGATGGGAAGAGTAAGCACAGTCTTCTGATTGGGCAACAGATCCAGTGGGGCTTCCTCTCCTTTCGCAAATAATATTCCATCTTCCAGAATTTCCCAGGAAATATTGAATTCGTTCAGGTTCAGGAAATCATAACGGTTCTCTATCTCAATCTTTCCTTCTGCCAGATCTGCCGGACGGATTTTAATATATTGGTATACTTTTTTGACTTCTTTCAGCTTTGCCGTGATTCTTCTGTCGGGTGTCGTAAGTCCGTTACAGACAAAATCCAGATCATTCGGCTGGTCTCCGAAATCCCCGCCATAATAATAACGGTCCTGGGGTCCGCCATACTTGTTAATGGCCTGATCCACCCAATCCCAGATACATCCCCCGATCATCCTCTGTGAATGATTTTCAATGTAATCCCAGTATTCGGCAAGGTTTCCCACTGCATTACCCATAGCATGCGCATATTCGCACAGGAAGTAGGGCTTATCGGATTCCTGTTGGTCAAACCGGGACATCCCTTCTACCGAAGGATACATATGCGAGTCGATATCGACCACCCTGTTTTTCCCTTCATAATGTACAGGACGTGTCGGATCCAGCTCCTTAGCCCGCTGGTACATTACATCAAAGTTATCCCCACTGCCTCCTTCGTTCCCTAAAGACCAGAAAATAACCGAAGGATGGTTTTTATCACGTTCGACCACCCGTTCGATACGGTCCACAAATGCAGGTATCCAGGTAGGATTATTAGAAATGGAATGGTTCCCATGATTCTCCAGATCGGCTTCATCCATGACATATAGGCCATAATAATCGAACATGGCATACATTTTC
Protein-coding regions in this window:
- a CDS encoding GntR family transcriptional regulator is translated as MFKFNFIVNDKSRKLKWIQLEEYLIDIIQKRECTLGSRLPSVSEANKMFSVSRDTVLATYRSLQDKGIISSQPGKGYYITSYKTNNKLKIFIFFDAMNQYKETLYRSLLSGLGKNYETDIAFHYYNEQLFRSLIETYEKDYGFFVLMPHFNKDVTDCIKMIPPHKLLLLDAFPNSLGKEYAAVYQDFNDDVYKGLHSLLKSLKKYTSLTVIYNDRFQFMPDSLIDGIRRFAYDFKIPLQISQNFIFSDLSKGTCYMAISDRDLAEVIKSADHKKLKIGKDIGLLSFDDTPLKEVLAGGITTISTDFALMGVQAAKLIKQRRIQQIPNPSYVAYRKSL
- a CDS encoding DUF4981 domain-containing protein; amino-acid sequence: MSILNLKSILCILSLCFSLKAVAQSINPDVLYQILTPSGLAIDNLESNDNDANIVISARDKKNKGQLWKITLLDNGYYTISNPYVKKSIDNANIARGKGNPVIQWESNADNNNQLWKLETDADGNFTVVQRNSKMTLAVQQDEAGAKVYQLPDTMQKWQLVKTSVKVPKEVALRGKAEWENETIFAVNKEPGHATYIPYPSVEVLKADKHFTRPWETPASDFYRSLNGMWKFHWVKQPSERPVNFFKANYDVSSWKEIPVPSNWEMHGYGTPIYTNIRYPFKNNPPLIQPEKGFTNEKEPNPVGSYRRNFSIPENWDGKEIMLHFDGVYSGMYVWVNGKKVGYSQGANNDAEFNITPYIKKGENVLAVEVYRWTDGSYIEDQDMFRLSGIHRDVYLYAVPKLYVRDFQLQSDFKGNDYSSALFSVKASVRNNDKKAAQAATLDVVLLDQDGKEVTTMAQAIPSIKGKLEQAFELQANIKQPFLWSAEQPYLYSVIVSLKDRNGKVTEAMSSKFGFRKIEIKNKRVYINNEQIFFKGTNRHDTHPQLGRAVDVASMLQDVLMMKQFNINTIRTSHYPNSPKMYAMFDYYGLYVMDEADLENHGNHSISNNPTWIPAFVDRIERVVERDKNHPSVIFWSLGNEGGSGDNFDVMYQRAKELDPTRPVHYEGKNRVVDIDSHMYPSVEGMSRFDQQESDKPYFLCEYAHAMGNAVGNLAEYWDYIENHSQRMIGGCIWDWVDQAINKYGGPQDRYYYGGDFGDQPNDLDFVCNGLTTPDRRITAKLKEVKKVYQYIKIRPADLAEGKIEIENRYDFLNLNEFNISWEILEDGILFAKGEEAPLDLLPNQKTVLTLPINRELKESKEYFLNLYFSLKEDTRWAEKGHIVASEQLALTRRPAIAPVSLHNVPSINLTTQGKDLQINGRGFSIVFDTEAKIMTSLKYSDRELIHDGQGLALNWYRSINNDKYADQKYYPFTFDDRPSLLFGYRLDENKKFVEISYGFHGRPQKENAPSVSCKVKYTIYANGVIDVDTEFETAPFSSITIHRLGLQMALNPFLENITWYGRGPHENYSDRKTGALLGRYSKTVKEMEEEHYVRSQSMGNREDVRWITLTDNYGAGIKITSKDRLNFSALHFTDQELWDARHDFMLDEIRKPEVYLNLDCIQEGVGNASCGPRTLPEYMIPVNTPLNYSFRIEPVR